From one Streptomyces sp. R41 genomic stretch:
- a CDS encoding superoxide dismutase yields the protein MPVYTLPELPYDYAALAPVISPEIIELHHDKHHAAYVKGANDTLEQLAQARDKESWGSVNGLEKNLAFHLSGHILHSIYWHNMTGDGGGEPLAADGVGDLADAITESFGSFGAFKAQLTKASATTQGSGWGVLAYEPLSGRLVVEQIYDHQGNVGQGSVPILVFDAWEHAFYLQYKNQKVDFIEAMWQVVDWQDVARRYEAATSRADVLLLAP from the coding sequence ATGCCCGTCTACACGCTCCCTGAGCTGCCGTACGACTACGCCGCGCTCGCGCCCGTGATCAGCCCCGAGATCATCGAGCTGCACCACGACAAGCACCACGCGGCCTACGTCAAGGGCGCCAACGACACGCTGGAGCAGCTCGCACAGGCGCGGGACAAGGAGTCGTGGGGCTCGGTCAACGGCCTGGAGAAGAACCTGGCCTTCCATCTCTCCGGCCACATCCTGCACTCGATCTACTGGCACAACATGACCGGTGACGGCGGCGGCGAGCCGCTGGCCGCGGACGGCGTCGGCGACCTCGCGGACGCGATCACGGAGTCCTTCGGCTCGTTCGGCGCCTTCAAGGCCCAGCTGACCAAGGCCTCCGCGACCACGCAGGGCTCCGGGTGGGGCGTCCTCGCGTACGAGCCGCTGAGCGGCCGCCTCGTCGTCGAGCAGATCTACGACCACCAGGGCAATGTGGGCCAGGGCTCCGTGCCGATCCTCGTCTTCGACGCCTGGGAGCACGCCTTCTACCTGCAGTACAAGAACCAGAAGGTCGACTTCATCGAGGCCATGTGGCAGGTCGTCGACTGGCAGGACGTGGCCCGGCGTTACGAAGCGGCCACGTCCCGCGCAGACGTATTGCTGCTGGCCCCCTGA
- a CDS encoding histidine phosphatase family protein — MSTTSTRGATLLLARHGQTVWHAENRYAGVSDVPLTDEGRAQAEALGRWAAAHPVDAIWTSTLARAIATAEPACRALGLTPHREPALRECDFGVVEGRTLAEFEAENPARAKAFRADPVSYPFPEAEDPRTAAARGAGALRRIAAAHPGERVLVVAHNTLLRLVLCSVLSIPLGEYRRVFPHLRNAAVSELRVADGSVALLSLNVPCAP; from the coding sequence ATGAGTACGACAAGCACCCGCGGTGCGACCCTTCTGCTGGCCCGGCACGGGCAGACCGTCTGGCATGCCGAGAACCGCTACGCCGGCGTGAGCGACGTCCCCCTCACCGACGAGGGCCGCGCCCAGGCGGAGGCCCTCGGCCGCTGGGCCGCCGCACACCCGGTCGACGCGATCTGGACGTCCACGCTCGCCCGCGCCATCGCCACGGCCGAACCGGCCTGCCGCGCCCTGGGACTCACCCCGCACCGCGAACCCGCCCTGCGCGAATGCGACTTCGGGGTCGTGGAGGGCCGCACCCTCGCCGAGTTCGAGGCGGAGAACCCGGCGCGCGCCAAGGCCTTCCGGGCCGACCCGGTGTCGTACCCCTTCCCCGAGGCGGAGGACCCCCGCACCGCCGCGGCCCGCGGCGCGGGCGCCCTGCGCCGCATCGCGGCCGCGCACCCCGGCGAACGCGTCCTGGTCGTCGCCCACAACACCCTGCTCCGCCTGGTGCTCTGCTCCGTCCTGTCCATCCCGCTGGGCGAGTACCGCCGCGTCTTTCCGCACCTGCGCAACGCGGCGGTCAGCGAACTGCGGGTGGCGGACGGGAGCGTCGCCCTGCTGTCGCTCAACGTGCCGTGCGCACCATGA
- a CDS encoding FGGY-family carbohydrate kinase: MAEDGTAWLGIDLGTQGVRVLAVTGAGRVLGSGAAPLTGRRAGPRHEQGAGDWWGAVCAASRAALGSLDRVRIGGLAVCATSGTVLLTDDAGRPLTPGLMYDDGRAAAEGRRARAAGLFVQNGWGLPKALWLVRECGGARLAHQADVITARLTGHPTPTDSSHALKTAYDLERDTWPYAALAELGLPEDLLPEVVRPGTRLGEVCAAAAERTGIPAGTPVIAGMTDGCAAQIASGALREGSWNSVLGTTLVLKGAAAQPVRDATGVVYNHLAPDGSWLPGGASSVGAGALAAYFPHASPAAMDKAAPAHEPASVLAYPLTSPGERFPFLAPDATAFVLGEPASDADLWAALLQGVGLAERLCLDYLHHLGAPLDGPLTFTGGAARSPYWNQLRADILGRPARVPEQTEPALGMAVLAAYGTGAARTLADAAEAMVRLRTVLEPRPARTALFADPYARFVDELERRGWLPASVAAHARARLDLDTAGS; the protein is encoded by the coding sequence ATGGCGGAAGACGGAACGGCGTGGCTGGGGATCGACCTGGGCACACAAGGGGTTCGTGTCCTCGCCGTCACCGGCGCCGGACGCGTCCTCGGCAGCGGCGCGGCCCCGCTCACCGGACGGCGGGCGGGTCCGCGCCATGAACAGGGCGCGGGGGACTGGTGGGGCGCGGTGTGCGCGGCGTCCCGGGCGGCGCTCGGGTCGCTCGACCGGGTACGGATCGGTGGGCTCGCCGTGTGCGCCACGTCCGGCACGGTGCTGCTCACGGACGATGCGGGGCGTCCGCTGACACCGGGCCTGATGTACGACGACGGACGCGCCGCGGCGGAGGGGCGGCGGGCCCGTGCGGCGGGGCTCTTTGTGCAGAACGGCTGGGGGCTGCCGAAGGCGCTGTGGCTGGTGCGGGAGTGCGGCGGCGCTCGCCTGGCGCACCAGGCCGATGTCATCACCGCCCGCCTGACCGGCCACCCGACGCCCACCGACTCCAGCCACGCCCTGAAGACCGCCTACGACCTGGAGCGCGACACCTGGCCGTACGCGGCCCTCGCCGAACTGGGCCTGCCCGAGGACCTGTTGCCCGAGGTCGTACGCCCCGGAACCCGCCTCGGCGAGGTCTGCGCGGCCGCCGCCGAGCGCACCGGCATCCCCGCCGGCACCCCCGTGATCGCCGGTATGACCGACGGCTGCGCGGCCCAGATCGCCTCGGGCGCCCTGCGCGAGGGCTCCTGGAACTCGGTGCTCGGGACGACGCTCGTGCTCAAGGGCGCGGCAGCGCAGCCCGTACGGGACGCGACCGGCGTCGTCTACAACCACCTCGCCCCGGACGGAAGTTGGCTGCCCGGAGGTGCGTCCAGCGTCGGCGCGGGCGCGCTGGCGGCGTACTTCCCCCATGCCTCACCGGCCGCCATGGACAAGGCCGCCCCGGCCCACGAGCCCGCGTCCGTCCTCGCCTACCCCCTCACCTCACCCGGTGAACGCTTTCCCTTCCTCGCACCGGACGCCACCGCCTTCGTCCTCGGCGAACCCGCCTCCGACGCCGACCTGTGGGCCGCGCTTCTCCAGGGCGTCGGCCTCGCCGAGCGGCTCTGCCTGGACTACCTGCACCACCTCGGCGCCCCGCTGGACGGACCGCTCACCTTCACCGGCGGCGCGGCCCGCAGCCCGTACTGGAATCAGCTCCGCGCCGACATCCTCGGCCGCCCCGCCCGGGTACCCGAACAGACCGAACCCGCCCTGGGCATGGCGGTGTTGGCGGCCTACGGCACGGGCGCCGCCCGCACCCTCGCGGACGCCGCCGAAGCCATGGTCCGGCTCCGCACGGTCCTCGAACCCCGCCCCGCCCGTACGGCACTCTTCGCGGACCCGTACGCGCGGTTCGTCGACGAGCTGGAGCGGCGCGGCTGGCTCCCCGCTTCCGTCGCGGCGCACGCGCGAGCGCGCCTGGACCTGGATACTGCGGGCTCATGA
- a CDS encoding sugar ABC transporter substrate-binding protein: MDMHVHDRRRFLALAAAAATAPLLTACGAGFGGDDKKNDGSAAADVTGSFDWKREKGKTVKALLNKHPYTDALIADLKSFTEKTGIKVEYDVFPEDNYFDKLTVDLSSGRASYDVFMLGAYMVWQYGPPGWLEDLGPWMRNSSATGDEWDQADFFPNLLQADQWSLKAGAPLGQGGQYALPWGWETNVVAYNTEVFKKLGLKPAESFDELREVASVIKKKAPDAGFDGMYGIAVRGSRSWATIHPGFMTMYARNGLKDFTVTDGKLKPAMNTPEASAFTQDWAGMVKQGGPPSWTSYTWYQCSSDLGAKKAGMLFDADTAAYFQAVKGASPASGKIAFHPGPKGPDGSLATNMWIWSLGMNAKSKKKSAAWLFLQWATGKEHLRKGAITYNHIDPVRKSISQDGAYKDKMRHLEGFIDTFEAVVDQTKIQFTPQAQFFDATTSWASALQEIYGGKNAESVLNGLASDLATKVS, from the coding sequence ATGGACATGCACGTGCACGACCGCCGGCGCTTCCTCGCGCTGGCCGCCGCGGCGGCCACGGCCCCGCTGCTGACCGCCTGCGGCGCCGGGTTCGGTGGGGACGACAAGAAGAACGACGGGTCGGCGGCCGCCGACGTCACCGGCTCCTTCGACTGGAAGCGGGAGAAGGGGAAGACGGTCAAGGCACTGCTGAACAAGCACCCTTACACGGACGCGCTGATCGCCGACCTCAAGTCGTTCACCGAGAAGACCGGCATCAAGGTCGAGTACGACGTCTTCCCCGAGGACAACTACTTCGACAAGCTCACCGTGGACCTGTCCAGCGGGCGTGCCTCGTACGACGTCTTCATGCTCGGCGCGTACATGGTGTGGCAGTACGGGCCGCCGGGCTGGCTGGAGGATCTCGGGCCCTGGATGCGCAACTCCTCGGCCACCGGCGACGAATGGGACCAGGCCGACTTCTTCCCGAACCTCCTGCAGGCCGACCAGTGGTCCCTGAAGGCGGGCGCGCCGCTCGGGCAGGGCGGACAGTACGCGCTGCCGTGGGGCTGGGAGACGAACGTCGTCGCCTACAACACGGAGGTCTTCAAGAAGCTCGGCCTCAAGCCGGCGGAGAGCTTCGACGAGTTACGGGAAGTGGCGTCCGTCATCAAGAAGAAGGCGCCGGACGCCGGATTCGACGGCATGTACGGCATCGCCGTGCGTGGCTCGCGCAGCTGGGCGACCATCCACCCCGGCTTCATGACGATGTACGCGCGCAATGGACTCAAGGACTTCACCGTCACCGACGGCAAGCTCAAGCCCGCCATGAACACCCCGGAGGCCAGCGCCTTCACCCAGGACTGGGCGGGCATGGTCAAACAGGGCGGCCCGCCGTCGTGGACGTCGTACACCTGGTACCAGTGCTCCAGCGACCTCGGCGCGAAGAAGGCCGGGATGCTCTTCGACGCGGACACGGCCGCGTATTTCCAGGCCGTGAAGGGGGCGAGCCCGGCGTCCGGGAAGATCGCCTTCCATCCGGGCCCGAAGGGGCCCGACGGGTCGCTCGCCACCAATATGTGGATCTGGTCGCTCGGCATGAACGCCAAGAGCAAGAAGAAGAGCGCCGCGTGGCTGTTCCTGCAGTGGGCCACCGGCAAGGAGCATCTGCGCAAGGGCGCGATCACGTACAACCACATCGACCCGGTGCGGAAGTCGATCAGCCAGGACGGCGCCTACAAGGACAAGATGAGGCACCTGGAGGGCTTCATCGACACCTTCGAGGCGGTCGTCGACCAGACGAAGATCCAGTTCACCCCGCAGGCGCAGTTCTTCGACGCGACGACGAGCTGGGCGTCGGCGCTCCAGGAGATCTACGGCGGGAAGAACGCCGAGTCCGTGCTCAACGGCCTCGCAAGTGACCTTGCGACCAAGGTGAGTTGA
- a CDS encoding carbohydrate ABC transporter permease produces the protein MTSLTETDHGAASREEGARQVRAVPRWRRGLRPYLLIVPALLLTGGILYPFGLGLYYTLFDFSASKPQPDMVGFENYRTVFTQEAFWNSAWVTVLYAVGAAAVETVLGVAVALLLHRSSLIGRVLEKILILPLMIAPVIAAIIWKLMLQPSVGVINHLLKPFGLGGVQWTDTPTGALLSSIAVDVWVYTPFVAILALAGLRSLPTSPFEAAAVDGAGWWYTFRRLTLPMLWPYVLVAVIFRFMDSLKVFDIIYALTEGGPGDSTVVLQIRAYLEAIRFQRYSFGISYTIVLWAVVYLAAMVLVRYLGRLQNRAAEVSK, from the coding sequence ATGACCTCGTTGACGGAGACCGACCACGGGGCGGCCTCTCGCGAGGAGGGGGCACGGCAGGTACGGGCCGTTCCGCGCTGGCGACGCGGTCTGCGCCCGTACCTGCTGATCGTGCCCGCCCTGCTGCTCACCGGCGGGATCCTGTACCCCTTCGGACTCGGCCTCTACTACACGCTGTTCGACTTCTCGGCGAGCAAGCCGCAGCCGGACATGGTGGGCTTCGAGAACTACCGGACGGTCTTCACACAGGAGGCCTTCTGGAACTCCGCCTGGGTGACGGTGCTGTACGCGGTCGGGGCCGCCGCCGTCGAGACCGTGCTCGGGGTCGCCGTCGCCCTGCTGCTGCACCGGTCGTCCCTCATCGGCCGGGTGCTGGAGAAGATCCTCATCCTGCCGCTGATGATCGCGCCGGTGATCGCCGCGATCATCTGGAAGCTGATGCTCCAGCCCTCCGTGGGCGTGATCAATCACTTGCTGAAGCCCTTCGGCCTGGGCGGAGTCCAGTGGACGGACACCCCCACCGGCGCGCTCCTGTCGTCGATCGCGGTGGACGTGTGGGTGTACACACCGTTCGTGGCGATCCTGGCGCTGGCCGGGCTGCGCTCGCTGCCGACCTCCCCGTTCGAGGCGGCCGCGGTGGACGGCGCGGGCTGGTGGTACACCTTCCGGCGGCTCACGCTGCCGATGCTGTGGCCGTACGTCCTGGTCGCGGTGATCTTCCGGTTCATGGACTCGCTGAAGGTCTTCGACATCATCTACGCGCTCACCGAGGGCGGACCCGGCGACTCCACGGTGGTGCTGCAGATCCGCGCCTATCTGGAGGCGATCCGCTTCCAGCGCTACTCCTTCGGGATCAGCTACACGATCGTGCTGTGGGCCGTGGTCTATCTGGCCGCGATGGTGCTGGTGCGCTATCTGGGCAGGCTTCAGAACCGGGCCGCGGAGGTGTCCAAGTGA
- a CDS encoding carbohydrate ABC transporter permease: MTRKDRRSERKPGGKPWLGWLADAALVLYFVFALFPIAWMVILSLKPANQLFSTYFSFTPTLDSYRTVLGDSEGIPFVRFFVNSLVVSLGAVALSLVVGLPAAYASARWRFKGSENLMFTLLSFRFAPELTVIIPLFVLYQKLGLFDTYVGMVWVLQLVTLPLIVWIMRSYFADLTPELEQAALLDGYTRKQAFFKVALPLVKPGIAAVSLLAFIFAWNNFVFPLILTSSQAQTVTVGALSFLGGDRPKYNLTAAAALVSVVPPLLLALTIQRYLVRGLSFGAVKS, from the coding sequence GTGACCCGCAAGGACAGGCGGTCGGAACGGAAGCCGGGCGGGAAGCCGTGGCTCGGATGGCTGGCGGACGCCGCGCTCGTCCTCTACTTCGTCTTCGCGCTCTTCCCGATCGCCTGGATGGTGATCCTCTCCCTGAAGCCCGCGAACCAGCTCTTCAGCACCTACTTCTCCTTCACCCCGACCCTCGACTCCTACCGGACGGTGCTCGGCGACAGCGAGGGCATCCCGTTCGTCCGTTTCTTCGTCAACAGCCTGGTCGTGTCGCTGGGCGCGGTGGCGCTCTCGCTCGTGGTCGGCCTGCCGGCGGCGTACGCGTCGGCGCGCTGGCGGTTCAAGGGCTCCGAGAACCTGATGTTCACGCTGCTGTCGTTCCGCTTCGCGCCCGAACTCACCGTGATCATCCCGCTGTTCGTGCTCTACCAGAAGCTCGGCCTCTTCGACACATACGTCGGCATGGTGTGGGTGCTGCAACTCGTCACGCTGCCGCTGATCGTGTGGATCATGCGGTCGTACTTCGCCGATCTGACACCGGAGCTGGAGCAGGCCGCGCTCCTCGACGGCTACACCCGCAAGCAGGCCTTCTTCAAGGTCGCGCTGCCGCTGGTCAAGCCCGGCATCGCGGCCGTGTCGCTGCTCGCCTTCATCTTCGCCTGGAACAACTTCGTCTTCCCCCTCATCCTCACCTCCTCGCAGGCCCAGACCGTGACGGTGGGCGCGCTGTCCTTCCTCGGCGGCGACCGGCCCAAGTACAACCTCACGGCCGCCGCCGCGCTCGTCTCCGTCGTACCGCCGCTGCTGCTCGCGCTGACGATCCAGCGGTATCTGGTGCGGGGGCTGTCGTTCGGGGCGGTGAAGTCATGA
- a CDS encoding ABC transporter ATP-binding protein, whose protein sequence is MSITLRGVRKTYGRTTALDGLELEVQEGEFFCLLGPSGAGKTTTLKTVAGLEQPDSGTVELDGTDMTGVEPYDRGVAMCFESYALYPHRSAYDNLASPLRSPRYKLPAAEARDRIGAIAELLGISGLLDRPVGQLSNGQRQRIALGRVLVRPARAFLLDEPLSHLDAKLRQSMRAELKAIGAVQHTTTLYVTHDSVEALALGDRVGVIRDGRIVQTGTREEMWYRPCDTEVARAFGRPRINLLPGTITEDGGFRSADGAVELPVSARGAPGTEVLIGVRPRDLALQGDGHELTGTVYVTEVLGRAVEVTVRLGGQHVSLVAPRADATHLRPDDPVRLTVRPENLLLFEADRPERPGRRIETSTR, encoded by the coding sequence ATGAGCATCACTCTGCGAGGCGTGCGGAAGACGTACGGCCGGACCACCGCGCTCGACGGGCTGGAACTGGAAGTCCAGGAGGGCGAGTTCTTCTGCCTGCTCGGCCCCTCCGGCGCCGGCAAGACGACCACCCTCAAGACCGTCGCCGGACTCGAACAGCCCGACTCCGGCACGGTCGAGCTCGACGGCACCGACATGACCGGAGTCGAGCCGTACGACCGGGGCGTGGCCATGTGCTTCGAGAGCTACGCCCTCTACCCGCACCGCTCGGCGTACGACAACCTCGCCTCACCGCTGCGCTCGCCCCGGTACAAGCTGCCCGCCGCCGAGGCCCGCGACCGCATCGGGGCGATCGCCGAACTCCTCGGCATCAGCGGCCTGCTGGACCGCCCGGTGGGCCAGTTGTCGAACGGTCAGCGGCAGCGGATCGCGCTCGGCCGGGTGCTGGTCCGCCCCGCCCGCGCCTTCCTCCTCGACGAACCGCTCTCCCACCTGGACGCCAAACTGCGCCAGTCGATGCGCGCCGAGCTCAAGGCGATCGGCGCCGTGCAGCACACCACCACGCTGTACGTCACCCACGACTCCGTCGAGGCACTGGCCCTCGGCGACCGGGTCGGCGTCATCCGGGACGGCCGGATCGTACAGACGGGGACGCGGGAGGAGATGTGGTACCGGCCATGCGACACGGAGGTGGCGCGGGCGTTCGGGCGGCCGCGGATCAATCTGCTGCCGGGGACGATCACCGAGGACGGCGGCTTCCGGTCGGCGGACGGAGCGGTGGAGCTGCCGGTCAGCGCGCGGGGCGCACCCGGCACCGAGGTGCTGATCGGCGTACGTCCCCGGGATCTCGCGCTCCAGGGTGACGGCCACGAACTCACCGGCACCGTCTACGTCACCGAGGTGCTCGGCCGGGCCGTCGAGGTCACCGTACGGCTGGGCGGGCAGCACGTCTCGCTCGTCGCGCCGCGCGCCGACGCGACACACCTGCGCCCCGACGATCCGGTACGGCTGACCGTACGGCCTGAGAACCTGCTGCTGTTCGAGGCCGACCGGCCGGAGCGTCCAGGACGAAGGATCGAGACGAGCACGCGATGA
- a CDS encoding DeoR/GlpR family DNA-binding transcription regulator, whose translation MSSSGNTSGAQQGPAVRQAAMAEQVLADGSATAAELAERFGVSLMTIHRDLDELERQGIVRKFRGGVTAQPSGVFESNVQYRLKTMRPQKAAVAERALKIVEPGMAVLLDDSTSALEIARRLGEITPLTVVTNFLEAINLLSDRRGIHLMALGGDYDPLHSSFLGVSCVEAVQSLRVDVCFASTSAVFGGYAYHQEQHIVSVKRAMLDSAARNILLLDHTKLGRVALHRVVPLSRFDLVLVDDGASADALRDLDEHKVPYEVCATGTGG comes from the coding sequence ATGAGCAGCAGCGGCAACACCAGTGGTGCACAGCAGGGGCCCGCGGTCCGGCAGGCCGCCATGGCCGAGCAGGTGCTGGCCGACGGGTCGGCGACCGCGGCCGAGCTGGCCGAACGCTTCGGCGTGAGCCTGATGACCATACACAGGGACCTCGACGAGCTCGAACGGCAGGGAATCGTACGGAAGTTCAGGGGTGGTGTGACCGCGCAGCCGTCCGGGGTCTTCGAGTCGAACGTCCAGTACCGGCTGAAGACGATGCGCCCGCAGAAGGCGGCCGTCGCCGAGCGCGCGCTGAAGATCGTCGAACCCGGCATGGCGGTCCTGCTCGACGACTCGACGTCCGCGCTGGAAATAGCCCGAAGGCTGGGCGAGATCACCCCGCTCACGGTCGTCACCAACTTCCTGGAGGCGATCAACCTCCTCTCCGACCGGCGCGGCATCCATCTGATGGCCCTGGGCGGCGACTACGACCCGCTGCACTCCTCGTTCCTCGGGGTGTCCTGCGTGGAGGCGGTGCAGTCACTGCGCGTCGACGTCTGCTTCGCGTCGACGTCGGCGGTCTTCGGCGGGTACGCGTACCACCAGGAACAGCACATCGTGTCCGTGAAGCGCGCCATGCTCGACTCGGCCGCCCGCAACATCCTGCTGCTCGACCACACCAAGCTCGGCCGGGTCGCGCTGCACCGCGTCGTCCCGCTGTCCCGCTTCGACCTGGTCCTCGTCGACGACGGGGCATCGGCCGACGCGCTGCGCGATCTCGACGAACACAAGGTTCCCTACGAAGTGTGCGCCACCGGCACCGGTGGCTGA
- a CDS encoding ABC transporter ATP-binding protein: MAELALRGLRKTYRSRGRPAVDAVRGIDLELRSGELLGLLGPSGCGKSTTLRMIAGLETVTGGDILVGGASVVGRPAQARNIGVAFENYALYPPLSVAENLAFGLKARRRGARGSRGEVARKVAEIAERVALTDLLQARPAGLSSGQKQRVALARALIREPDVLLLDEPLSHLDAAQRDTTRRELKRIQRDLGHTTILVTHDQEEALSLADRIAVMKDGVIQQLGTPYEIYDSPANVFVADFVGEPAINLLPGISTGDGHARLSRTVSFALPVKVAEGREVVIGIRPEDLELSGEGGVPARVSAHEPLLESGIATLALEGVVRPLVVLTAPEVRLARDERVRVTADPGLTHVFDTETGDSLR, from the coding sequence ATGGCCGAATTGGCGCTGCGCGGGCTGCGCAAGACGTACAGGTCCCGGGGCCGCCCGGCCGTGGACGCAGTGCGCGGCATCGATCTGGAGCTGCGCTCGGGCGAACTCCTCGGACTGCTCGGCCCGTCCGGGTGCGGCAAGTCCACGACCCTGCGCATGATCGCGGGTCTGGAGACGGTGACCGGCGGCGACATCCTGGTGGGCGGCGCCTCGGTCGTGGGGCGGCCCGCGCAAGCCCGCAACATCGGGGTCGCCTTCGAGAACTACGCGCTGTATCCACCACTGAGCGTCGCCGAGAACCTGGCGTTCGGGCTGAAGGCCCGCAGGCGGGGAGCGCGGGGATCACGGGGGGAGGTCGCCCGCAAGGTCGCCGAGATCGCGGAACGGGTGGCGCTCACCGATCTGCTGCAGGCCCGGCCCGCCGGTCTGTCCAGCGGCCAGAAGCAGCGTGTGGCCCTCGCCCGCGCGCTGATCCGCGAGCCCGACGTCCTGCTCCTCGACGAACCGCTGTCCCACCTCGACGCGGCCCAGCGGGACACCACCCGCCGCGAACTCAAGCGCATCCAACGGGACTTGGGGCACACCACCATCCTGGTCACGCACGATCAGGAGGAGGCCCTCTCCCTCGCCGACCGGATCGCCGTGATGAAGGACGGCGTCATCCAGCAGCTCGGCACGCCGTACGAGATCTACGACAGCCCCGCCAATGTCTTCGTCGCCGACTTCGTCGGGGAGCCGGCGATCAATCTGCTGCCGGGGATCTCGACGGGGGACGGCCACGCCCGGCTCTCGCGGACGGTGAGCTTCGCGCTGCCGGTGAAGGTGGCGGAGGGCCGCGAGGTGGTGATCGGTATCCGGCCGGAGGATCTGGAACTGTCCGGCGAGGGCGGGGTCCCGGCCCGGGTGAGCGCCCACGAGCCGCTCCTGGAGTCGGGCATCGCCACCCTCGCCCTCGAAGGAGTCGTACGACCGCTCGTCGTCCTCACCGCCCCAGAGGTGCGGCTCGCCCGGGACGAGCGGGTCCGGGTGACCGCCGATCCCGGTCTCACCCATGTCTTCGACACCGAGACGGGAGACTCCCTGCGATGA
- a CDS encoding 2-hydroxyacid dehydrogenase: MTGSVTVVAAGDHFVLPRLIAEAVHAELGEHPFSVRELMLGWPLEPFGPVSEVEEAGDAEDELIEALADADVLVTQMGPVTERVLAASPRLRLVVVCRGGPVNVNREAARAHGVRVCFAPGRNAAATAEFTVGLLLAALRRIPQAHDLLARQGSWGGGATYYTYEHSGLELEDLPVGLIGYGAVGSRVARVLGAFGARVLVYDPYVRGEVHGLRVGSLDELLGRSRVISLHARLTPETRGLVGTRELALLPPGAVLVNVARGPLVDEGALCDALKSGQLSAAALDTYEREPVPPDSPLFDLVGTERLVMTPHLGGASRAVAEKAARIAAAEVGRWTRGEPLAHCLD, encoded by the coding sequence ATGACCGGTTCCGTGACTGTGGTGGCCGCCGGCGACCACTTCGTACTGCCGCGGCTGATCGCGGAGGCGGTCCACGCCGAGCTCGGCGAACACCCCTTCTCCGTACGGGAATTGATGCTCGGCTGGCCCCTTGAACCCTTCGGCCCGGTCTCCGAGGTCGAGGAGGCCGGCGACGCCGAGGACGAGCTGATCGAGGCGCTCGCCGACGCGGACGTCCTGGTCACCCAGATGGGCCCGGTGACGGAGCGGGTGCTGGCCGCCTCCCCGCGGCTGCGGCTGGTGGTCGTCTGCCGGGGCGGCCCGGTGAACGTGAACCGGGAAGCGGCCCGCGCACACGGCGTACGGGTGTGTTTCGCGCCGGGCCGCAACGCCGCCGCCACCGCCGAGTTCACCGTCGGCCTGCTCCTCGCGGCGCTGCGGCGCATCCCGCAGGCCCACGATCTCCTCGCACGGCAGGGCAGTTGGGGCGGCGGGGCGACGTACTACACATACGAGCACAGCGGCCTGGAGCTGGAAGACCTGCCCGTCGGACTGATCGGCTACGGGGCCGTCGGCAGCCGGGTCGCGCGGGTGCTCGGCGCGTTCGGGGCCCGGGTGCTGGTGTACGACCCCTATGTGCGCGGCGAGGTGCACGGGCTACGGGTCGGCTCACTGGACGAACTCCTCGGCCGGTCCCGGGTGATCAGCCTGCACGCACGGCTCACCCCCGAGACCCGCGGCCTGGTCGGCACGCGCGAGCTGGCGCTGCTGCCGCCCGGTGCCGTCCTGGTGAACGTGGCGCGCGGTCCGCTGGTCGACGAGGGCGCGCTGTGCGACGCGCTGAAGAGCGGGCAGCTGTCGGCGGCCGCGCTCGACACCTACGAGCGCGAGCCGGTGCCGCCGGACTCCCCCCTCTTCGACCTCGTCGGGACCGAACGGCTCGTGATGACACCGCACTTGGGCGGTGCCAGCCGGGCGGTGGCCGAAAAGGCCGCACGGATCGCGGCGGCGGAGGTGGGCCGCTGGACACGCGGGGAACCGCTGGCACACTGCCTCGACTGA